A genome region from Sphingomonas sp. BGYR3 includes the following:
- a CDS encoding CHAP domain-containing protein, with product MAVPVATPVRAGSWSSYVGECVPFARQMSGIQIYGDAWTWWDAAKGRYERSRTPRVGSVIVFERAAHLRLGHVAVVSRIVERRVLMVTHANWSRFGGKRGRAERDVTLFDVSARGDWSEVKVWYRDNDGLGSSRYPIAGFIHGRPVGAGTPPARPSPELTAEAPDFVGSLIDAYAR from the coding sequence ATGGCCGTGCCCGTCGCCACGCCCGTCCGCGCGGGCAGTTGGTCCAGCTATGTCGGCGAATGCGTTCCCTTTGCCCGGCAGATGTCCGGTATTCAGATCTATGGCGATGCCTGGACCTGGTGGGATGCGGCAAAGGGCCGTTATGAGCGCAGCCGCACGCCGCGCGTGGGATCGGTGATCGTCTTCGAGCGCGCGGCGCACCTGCGCCTTGGCCATGTCGCGGTTGTCAGTCGCATCGTCGAGCGCCGCGTCCTGATGGTTACCCATGCCAACTGGTCCCGGTTCGGCGGCAAGCGCGGGCGCGCGGAACGCGACGTCACGCTGTTCGACGTGTCGGCCCGCGGCGACTGGAGCGAGGTCAAGGTGTGGTACCGCGACAATGACGGTCTGGGCTCCAGCCGCTATCCGATCGCCGGGTTCATCCATGGCCGCCCGGTTGGCGCCGGAACGCCCCCTGCCCGCCCCTCGCCCGAATTGACGGCAGAGGCACCGGACTTTGTCGGGTCGCTCATTGACGCCTATGCCCGCTAG
- a CDS encoding VWA domain-containing protein produces the protein MFHGFIDALRAAGIQASLKEHLILLEALEQDVIDRTPEQFYFLARATFVKDEGLIDRFDQVFARIFRGAAGSTLPPEAELPEEWLRAVAEAFLTPEEMARVKALGSWDEIMDTLRQRLAEQQERHEGGSKWIGTGGTSPFGNGGYNPEGVRIGGEGIQGRAVKVWEAREFRNLDNSRELGTRNIKLALRRLRRFAREGAAEELDLDATISGTARQGWLDVRLRPERHNAVKLILMLDVGGSMDPHIRLVEELFSAATSEFKHLEFYYFHNCPYESVWKDNRRRTSERIPTLELLHRFGPDHKLVLVGDAAMSPYELTHPGGSVEHFNEEAGITWLGRLTGMWKSAAWINPVAEEHWGYSHSTRLIRDAMRDRMYPLTLAGLDDAMRELSRRK, from the coding sequence ATGTTCCACGGCTTTATCGACGCCCTCCGCGCCGCCGGTATCCAGGCCAGCCTGAAGGAACACCTGATCCTGCTGGAGGCGCTGGAACAGGATGTGATCGACCGTACGCCGGAACAATTCTACTTCCTGGCCCGCGCCACGTTTGTGAAGGACGAAGGACTGATCGACCGGTTCGATCAGGTATTCGCACGGATCTTTCGCGGTGCGGCCGGATCCACGCTGCCGCCCGAAGCCGAATTGCCCGAAGAATGGCTGCGCGCCGTGGCAGAGGCGTTTCTGACCCCGGAGGAAATGGCCCGCGTCAAGGCGCTGGGCAGCTGGGACGAGATCATGGACACGCTGCGCCAGCGGCTCGCCGAGCAGCAGGAACGGCACGAGGGCGGGTCGAAATGGATTGGCACCGGCGGCACCAGCCCGTTCGGCAATGGCGGATACAATCCCGAAGGGGTGCGGATCGGCGGCGAGGGGATACAGGGCCGCGCGGTAAAGGTGTGGGAAGCGCGCGAGTTTCGAAATCTCGACAATAGTCGGGAACTGGGCACGCGGAACATCAAGCTGGCGCTGCGCCGGCTGCGCCGCTTTGCCCGCGAAGGCGCGGCGGAAGAGCTTGACCTTGATGCGACGATCAGCGGCACCGCGCGACAGGGCTGGCTTGACGTCCGGCTGCGCCCGGAACGGCACAATGCGGTCAAGCTGATCCTGATGCTCGATGTCGGCGGATCGATGGACCCGCATATACGCCTGGTCGAAGAGCTGTTTTCAGCGGCGACGAGCGAGTTTAAGCATCTGGAATTCTATTATTTCCACAACTGCCCGTACGAAAGCGTGTGGAAGGATAATCGCCGCCGCACATCGGAACGCATCCCGACACTGGAACTGCTGCACCGGTTCGGCCCGGATCACAAACTGGTGCTGGTCGGCGATGCCGCGATGAGCCCCTATGAGCTGACCCATCCCGGCGGTTCGGTGGAACATTTCAATGAGGAGGCCGGGATCACGTGGCTTGGCCGCCTGACCGGGATGTGGAAATCAGCGGCGTGGATCAACCCGGTGGCCGAGGAACATTGGGGATACAGCCATTCGACGCGGCTGATTCGCGATGCGATGCGGGACCGGATGTATCCGCTGACCCTGGCTGGCCTTGACGATGCGATGCGGGAACTCAGTCGCAGGAAATAG
- a CDS encoding Hpt domain-containing protein: MAYDPGAIDATLAAAVGDEPALIAELREAFLDGVKRCIAVMEDADERDGWRVAALRLKGLAASFGAVRLMALAGEAADATPGDATLLRRMRRAVERL; the protein is encoded by the coding sequence ATGGCCTATGATCCCGGAGCAATCGACGCGACATTGGCGGCAGCGGTCGGCGACGAGCCTGCACTGATCGCGGAACTGCGCGAGGCGTTTCTTGATGGCGTCAAGCGGTGCATCGCCGTGATGGAAGATGCCGACGAGCGCGATGGATGGCGGGTCGCGGCGCTGCGCCTGAAAGGTTTGGCAGCCAGCTTTGGTGCCGTCCGCCTGATGGCGCTGGCCGGTGAAGCGGCGGATGCGACGCCGGGCGACGCCACGCTGCTGCGCCGGATGCGACGGGCGGTGGAGCGGCTCTGA
- a CDS encoding DUF1467 family protein: protein MAWQSALAIYFLFWMLCLFIVLPFMRRQGDEGVPVPGQADGAPARFSFGKLALWNTVVATILFTLFVLNYRNGWVTMEMLDITRLMGPPPR, encoded by the coding sequence ATGGCGTGGCAATCGGCCCTGGCGATCTATTTCCTGTTCTGGATGCTGTGCCTGTTCATCGTCCTGCCGTTCATGCGGCGACAGGGGGATGAAGGCGTGCCGGTACCGGGTCAGGCCGACGGCGCGCCCGCGCGGTTCAGCTTTGGCAAGCTCGCCCTGTGGAACACGGTGGTGGCAACCATCCTGTTCACGCTGTTCGTGCTGAATTACCGCAATGGCTGGGTGACGATGGAAATGCTGGATATCACCCGGCTGATGGGGCCGCCGCCGCGCTGA
- a CDS encoding ribonuclease J: MTPGNELLFLALGGSGEIGMNVNLYGTQGKWVMVDCGITFSGGEYPGVDIVLPDLQFIEDRLDDLLGIVLTHGHEDHIGALPYLAADLGVPLYATPFTAGLIRGKLDEEGVSDRVELNVIDNQGSFDLGPFRFTYVPLAHSIPEGNAVLIETKHGAIFHTGDWKLDDAPQIGVPSTAEELKAIGDQGVLALVCDSTNVFNPEPSGSEGDVRAGLAEVIGAAEGRVLVTTFASNAARLKTLADVARDTGRELCVAGRSLDRILRVAKQTGYLRDFPETIDFDAAMRLPRSRVMIVATGGQGEPRAALARVAEGTHPIKLESGDTVVFSSKQIPGNEIAIGRIQNILAGKGVAMITDRQAHVHVSGHPGRPELAAMYGWIRPNFVVPVHGEIRHMAEQARFAVSQGVPGAVVQQNGEIIRLAPGQPERVGFAPAGRLVLDGDVILPADGGTINERRKLALNGQISLAVAVSRAGKLIGRPQVRLNGVPVEEERDSFLDEAETAVEKVVADQGAGNPDKLREALRLAVRRVATRWTGKKPVVDVLLIGG, encoded by the coding sequence GTGACTCCAGGTAACGAACTGCTTTTCCTTGCGCTCGGTGGATCCGGCGAAATCGGGATGAACGTCAACCTTTATGGGACGCAGGGCAAATGGGTGATGGTCGATTGCGGCATCACCTTCAGCGGCGGTGAATATCCCGGCGTCGATATCGTCCTGCCCGACCTTCAGTTCATTGAGGATCGGCTCGACGACCTGCTCGGCATCGTCCTGACCCATGGGCATGAGGATCATATCGGCGCGCTGCCCTATCTGGCCGCCGATCTTGGCGTGCCGCTTTACGCAACGCCGTTCACCGCCGGGTTGATCCGGGGCAAGCTGGATGAGGAGGGGGTGAGTGACCGCGTCGAACTGAACGTGATCGACAATCAGGGCAGCTTTGACCTCGGACCGTTCCGGTTCACCTATGTCCCGCTGGCCCATTCGATTCCGGAGGGCAATGCAGTCCTGATCGAAACCAAGCACGGCGCCATCTTCCACACCGGCGACTGGAAACTCGATGACGCGCCGCAGATCGGTGTGCCGAGCACCGCTGAGGAACTGAAGGCGATTGGCGATCAGGGCGTACTGGCGCTGGTTTGCGATTCCACCAATGTCTTCAACCCCGAACCGTCGGGGTCGGAGGGCGATGTTCGCGCCGGCCTCGCCGAAGTGATCGGCGCGGCCGAGGGGCGCGTGCTTGTCACCACCTTTGCCTCCAATGCCGCACGGCTGAAGACGCTTGCGGACGTCGCGCGGGATACGGGGCGGGAGCTTTGCGTGGCTGGACGGTCGCTGGACCGCATCCTGCGTGTTGCCAAGCAGACGGGATATCTGCGCGATTTTCCCGAAACGATCGATTTTGACGCAGCGATGCGGCTGCCGCGCAGCAGGGTGATGATCGTGGCGACCGGTGGGCAGGGCGAACCGCGCGCGGCACTGGCGCGCGTGGCGGAGGGCACGCACCCGATCAAGCTGGAGAGCGGCGATACGGTCGTGTTTTCGTCCAAGCAAATCCCCGGCAACGAGATCGCGATCGGCCGCATCCAGAACATCCTGGCCGGCAAGGGCGTGGCGATGATCACTGACCGTCAGGCCCATGTCCATGTGTCCGGCCACCCGGGCCGTCCGGAACTGGCCGCCATGTATGGCTGGATCCGGCCGAATTTCGTCGTGCCGGTGCATGGCGAAATCCGCCACATGGCCGAACAGGCGCGGTTTGCGGTCAGTCAGGGTGTGCCGGGCGCCGTCGTGCAACAGAATGGCGAGATCATCCGCCTGGCACCGGGGCAGCCGGAGCGGGTCGGCTTTGCTCCCGCCGGTCGGCTTGTCCTCGACGGTGATGTGATCCTGCCCGCCGATGGCGGCACGATCAACGAACGGCGCAAACTGGCGCTGAATGGCCAGATTTCGCTGGCCGTGGCCGTGAGCCGTGCTGGCAAGCTGATCGGCCGGCCGCAGGTCCGGCTGAACGGCGTTCCGGTCGAAGAGGAACGCGACAGCTTTCTGGATGAGGCGGAGACAGCCGTGGAAAAGGTGGTAGCCGATCAGGGTGCGGGCAATCCCGACAAGCTGCGCGAGGCGCTGCGCCTGGCGGTTCGCCGCGTTGCCACCCGCTGGACCGGCAAGAAGCCGGTCGTGGACGTGCTGTTGATCGGGGGCTGA
- a CDS encoding type III pantothenate kinase, giving the protein MLLAIDAGNTNIVFALMAPEPGPDGRHSVLARWRIATDPRRTADEYAVWLNQLLQLNDLDRSAVDAVIIGTVVPRALHNLQMLASKYFGTEAVIAGKGPAAWGFALDVDEPESLGADRALNCIAAHALHPGDAVVIDFGTATTFEVIDFRGTYKGGVIAPGINLSLDALFTAAAKLPRIAIEAPASTSVIGRTTVEQMHIGIYWGYIAMIEGMIARTKAEVGRPAKVIATGGLAVLFERHTSVFDVIEPDLTLQGLAMLWSRTRQ; this is encoded by the coding sequence ATGCTGCTTGCGATCGACGCCGGGAACACCAATATCGTTTTTGCGCTGATGGCGCCTGAGCCTGGCCCGGATGGTCGGCACAGCGTGCTCGCGCGCTGGCGGATCGCAACGGACCCGCGCCGGACCGCGGACGAATATGCCGTTTGGCTGAACCAGCTGTTGCAGCTGAACGATCTGGACCGATCGGCCGTTGATGCGGTGATCATCGGCACCGTGGTTCCCCGCGCGCTCCACAATCTCCAGATGCTGGCCAGCAAATATTTCGGCACCGAAGCCGTCATCGCTGGCAAGGGGCCTGCGGCATGGGGCTTTGCCCTGGATGTTGACGAGCCGGAAAGCCTTGGCGCGGACCGGGCGCTCAATTGCATTGCGGCCCATGCGCTGCATCCGGGCGATGCGGTGGTCATCGATTTCGGCACGGCGACGACGTTCGAGGTCATCGATTTTCGCGGCACGTACAAGGGCGGGGTGATTGCGCCGGGCATCAACCTGTCGCTGGATGCGCTGTTCACGGCCGCCGCCAAGCTGCCGCGCATCGCGATCGAGGCACCAGCCAGCACCAGCGTGATCGGCCGCACGACGGTCGAACAGATGCATATCGGCATTTACTGGGGCTATATCGCGATGATCGAGGGGATGATCGCGCGGACGAAGGCAGAGGTTGGCCGGCCGGCCAAGGTGATCGCAACGGGCGGGCTGGCCGTTCTGTTCGAGCGCCACACCAGCGTTTTCGATGTGATTGAGCCGGACCTGACGCTTCAGGGGCTGGCGATGCTGTGGTCGCGGACCCGGCAATGA
- a CDS encoding biotin--[acetyl-CoA-carboxylase] ligase, which translates to MRTVLETGSTNADCLTMAGAGAPEGSWLRADRQTGGRGRQGRAWQSPPGNLYASTIVRLRSWDPSPPSLALVAAGALHEAVGSLALLGERLRIKWPNDLLIDGAKLSGILMERSGDAVVIGFGVNLVHAPVLTDRATIALSATGFDVAPQQLVELLAETFARWLGRWRDRDLAETRSDWLARAHPVGTALSTHLPDGSRITGLFKGIDAAGALMLATPDQGIVTIHAGDVFLV; encoded by the coding sequence ATCCGCACGGTCCTGGAAACGGGATCGACCAATGCCGATTGCCTGACCATGGCCGGGGCGGGAGCGCCGGAGGGATCCTGGCTTCGTGCTGATCGGCAGACCGGTGGGCGCGGGCGACAGGGCAGGGCGTGGCAATCGCCGCCGGGCAACCTGTATGCCAGCACCATCGTCCGGCTGCGGTCGTGGGATCCTTCTCCGCCCAGCCTGGCGTTGGTCGCCGCCGGGGCGCTGCATGAAGCAGTTGGCAGCCTGGCGCTGCTGGGCGAGCGGCTGCGGATCAAATGGCCAAATGACCTGCTGATCGACGGGGCGAAGCTGTCGGGCATCCTGATGGAGCGATCCGGCGATGCCGTCGTCATCGGCTTTGGCGTGAACCTGGTCCATGCGCCCGTGCTGACCGATCGGGCAACCATCGCCCTGTCCGCGACCGGATTTGACGTGGCCCCGCAGCAACTGGTCGAGCTGCTGGCGGAAACCTTTGCCCGGTGGCTGGGGCGGTGGCGTGATCGTGATCTAGCCGAAACACGGTCGGACTGGTTGGCCAGAGCTCATCCGGTCGGGACCGCGCTGTCCACGCACCTGCCGGACGGATCCCGAATAACGGGGCTGTTCAAAGGCATCGACGCCGCCGGTGCGCTGATGCTGGCAACCCCGGATCAGGGGATCGTGACAATCCATGCCGGGGACGTGTTCCTTGTGTGA
- the nuoN gene encoding NADH-quinone oxidoreductase subunit NuoN: MSYASQLMFVLPELVLTIAALVLMLFAAWGGPAATRTVTWVSVAALIGAGIALIGPASSGGEAFDGLIRADAFSAFAKVLIYAAAAVAMVVAPRFFEATAGENLRPEYPVLILLSAVGMGIMVSAGDLITLYVGLELQSLAAYVLASFMRRDTRSAEAGLKYFVLGALASGILLYGISLVYGFSGTTLFDGIAAAYAAPDAGLGLLFGLVFVFAGLAFKISAVPFHMWTPDVYEGAPTPVTAFFASAPKVAAVALALRVAMEAMGPAVDQWRQIVIFASLASILFGAVAAIGQTNIKRLLAYSSINNIGFALVGLAAGTQDGIASVLFYMAVYVVMTLGSFLVVLQMRREDGSQVEDIASLAGLSRTRPGLALALAIFMFSLAGIPPLLGFFSKLAVFNAAVAAGLFPFAVVAVLGSVVGAYYYLKIVKTLYLDEPAPEFARGGDAVEGGLIAVTAAAMSPIGWFALPALTAWTSAAAGALF; this comes from the coding sequence ATGAGTTACGCCAGCCAATTGATGTTTGTCCTGCCGGAGCTGGTACTGACCATTGCCGCGCTGGTCCTGATGCTGTTCGCGGCCTGGGGCGGCCCGGCTGCGACCCGGACGGTGACGTGGGTTTCGGTCGCTGCGCTGATCGGCGCGGGCATCGCCCTGATCGGCCCGGCGTCTTCGGGTGGGGAGGCGTTTGACGGCCTGATCCGCGCCGACGCTTTTTCCGCCTTTGCCAAGGTGCTGATCTATGCCGCTGCGGCGGTCGCCATGGTCGTTGCCCCGCGGTTTTTCGAGGCCACGGCCGGCGAGAATCTTCGCCCGGAATATCCGGTGCTGATCCTGTTGTCGGCGGTCGGCATGGGCATCATGGTGTCTGCGGGTGACCTGATCACCCTTTACGTCGGCCTGGAGCTGCAGTCGCTTGCCGCCTATGTGCTGGCCAGCTTCATGCGGCGGGATACCCGTTCGGCCGAAGCGGGCCTGAAGTATTTTGTGCTGGGCGCGCTGGCGAGCGGCATCCTGCTTTACGGCATTTCACTGGTGTACGGGTTCAGCGGAACGACCCTGTTCGACGGGATCGCTGCCGCTTATGCCGCGCCCGATGCCGGTCTTGGCCTGCTGTTCGGGCTGGTGTTCGTGTTCGCCGGTCTTGCGTTCAAGATCAGCGCCGTGCCGTTCCACATGTGGACGCCGGACGTGTACGAAGGCGCGCCGACGCCGGTTACGGCCTTCTTCGCCTCTGCGCCCAAGGTCGCGGCCGTTGCGCTTGCCCTGCGCGTCGCGATGGAGGCGATGGGCCCGGCTGTCGATCAGTGGCGGCAGATCGTGATCTTTGCCAGCCTTGCCTCGATCCTATTCGGCGCGGTCGCCGCGATCGGACAGACGAACATCAAGCGGCTGCTCGCCTATTCCTCGATCAATAATATCGGCTTTGCACTGGTCGGTCTGGCTGCGGGGACGCAGGACGGCATTGCCTCCGTCCTGTTCTACATGGCCGTTTATGTCGTAATGACGCTTGGGTCGTTCCTGGTCGTGCTGCAGATGCGGCGCGAGGACGGCAGCCAGGTTGAGGATATCGCCAGCCTTGCCGGCCTGTCGCGCACTCGTCCGGGCCTTGCGCTCGCGCTTGCCATCTTCATGTTCTCGCTGGCAGGCATCCCGCCGCTGCTTGGCTTTTTCTCGAAGCTGGCGGTGTTCAACGCAGCAGTGGCAGCCGGGCTGTTCCCGTTTGCCGTCGTCGCGGTGCTGGGATCGGTGGTCGGCGCCTATTATTATCTGAAGATCGTCAAGACGCTTTATCTCGACGAGCCGGCCCCCGAGTTTGCACGGGGCGGCGACGCTGTTGAGGGCGGTTTGATCGCGGTGACCGCTGCAGCCATGTCGCCCATCGGCTGGTTCGCTCTGCCGGCGCTGACCGCCTGGACCAGCGCGGCGGCAGGGGCGCTGTTCTGA
- a CDS encoding NADH-quinone oxidoreductase subunit M: MNGFPILSIMLAVPALAAVACLFADAPRARMIALVATLIDFALGCLLWANYDVGGAQWQFQESSAIFGQFNWALGIDGFALMLIMLSVFLMPICIGASWEAVQKRVPEYMAAFLATEVLMIGTFAAQDLLLFYIFFEAGLIPMYLIIGIWGGANRIYASYKFFLYTLLGSLLMLIAMIYMIGTAGTSSIPDLMNYNFPAEVQTWLWLAFFASFAVKMPMWPVHTWLPDAHVQAPTAGSVILAGVLLKLGGYGFLRFSLPMFPEATAQLAWLVLALSAVAVVYTSLVALVQSDMKKLIAYSSVAHMAIVTIGLFAFNQQGIEGAMIVMLSHGLVSGALFLCVGVIYDRLHTREIARYGGLAINMPRYALLFLLFTMASIGLPGTSGFVGEFLSLAGTYQISTTITLICTTGIILGAAYMLWLYRRVVFGEIKSDDVRAMSDLSGREIALLAPVAAVVLWMGVYPEPFIAPMRADTTVLLARVNRSAPVGDSQPTQGTAAGRAEYAERVKVAQGHHGSNEEHGSAGEAAAEGAH, encoded by the coding sequence ATGAACGGTTTTCCAATCCTTTCGATCATGCTTGCCGTGCCCGCATTGGCGGCGGTGGCGTGCCTGTTCGCGGACGCACCGCGCGCCCGCATGATCGCGCTGGTCGCGACGCTGATCGACTTCGCGCTCGGTTGCCTGTTGTGGGCCAATTACGACGTTGGCGGCGCACAGTGGCAGTTTCAGGAAAGCTCCGCGATCTTTGGCCAGTTCAACTGGGCGCTCGGCATTGACGGCTTTGCCCTGATGCTGATCATGCTCAGCGTGTTCCTGATGCCGATCTGCATCGGGGCCAGCTGGGAAGCGGTGCAGAAGCGCGTGCCGGAATATATGGCCGCGTTCCTGGCGACCGAAGTGCTGATGATCGGCACCTTTGCCGCGCAGGACCTGCTCCTGTTCTACATCTTCTTCGAAGCCGGCCTGATCCCGATGTATTTGATCATCGGCATCTGGGGCGGTGCCAACCGCATTTACGCCAGCTACAAGTTCTTCCTCTACACGCTGCTCGGCTCGCTGCTGATGCTGATCGCCATGATCTACATGATCGGCACGGCCGGCACGTCGAGCATCCCGGATCTGATGAACTACAACTTTCCGGCAGAGGTGCAGACCTGGTTGTGGCTGGCGTTCTTTGCCTCGTTCGCGGTGAAGATGCCGATGTGGCCGGTGCACACCTGGCTGCCGGATGCGCACGTTCAGGCACCGACCGCCGGATCGGTGATCCTGGCCGGCGTGCTGCTGAAGCTGGGCGGATACGGGTTCCTGCGGTTCAGCCTGCCGATGTTCCCCGAGGCGACAGCACAGCTTGCCTGGCTCGTCCTCGCTCTGTCGGCGGTGGCGGTCGTCTACACGTCGCTGGTCGCGCTGGTGCAGAGCGACATGAAGAAGCTGATCGCCTATTCCTCGGTCGCGCACATGGCGATCGTGACCATCGGCCTGTTCGCGTTCAACCAGCAGGGGATCGAGGGCGCGATGATCGTCATGCTCTCGCACGGTCTGGTGTCGGGCGCGCTGTTCCTGTGCGTCGGCGTGATCTATGACCGGCTGCATACGCGGGAGATTGCGCGCTATGGCGGCCTGGCCATCAACATGCCGCGCTATGCGCTGCTGTTCCTGCTGTTCACCATGGCGTCCATCGGCCTGCCGGGGACCAGCGGCTTTGTCGGCGAGTTCTTGAGCCTGGCCGGCACGTACCAGATTTCGACCACCATTACGCTGATCTGCACCACCGGCATCATCCTTGGGGCTGCTTATATGCTGTGGCTCTATCGCCGCGTCGTGTTTGGCGAGATCAAGTCGGACGATGTCCGTGCCATGAGCGACCTGTCGGGTCGCGAGATTGCACTGCTGGCGCCTGTCGCCGCCGTCGTTCTTTGGATGGGCGTCTATCCCGAGCCGTTTATTGCGCCGATGCGGGCGGACACCACCGTTCTGCTTGCGCGGGTCAACCGCTCGGCGCCGGTCGGGGATAGCCAGCCGACGCAGGGCACCGCCGCAGGGCGCGCGGAATATGCCGAACGGGTCAAGGTGGCGCAGGGTCACCACGGATCGAATGAAGAACACGGGTCGGCGGGTGAAGCCGCCGCCGAAGGGGCGCATTGA
- the nuoL gene encoding NADH-quinone oxidoreductase subunit L, with protein sequence MIYAIVFLPLLASIVAGLSNKSFGTTLPKVLTTAGLFIAAGLSWPIFIDFLTGTQAAHVYPVLTWVASGDLTFEWALRVDSLTAVMLVVITSVSALVHLYSWSYMEEDPDQPRFFAYLSLFTFAMLMLVTADNLVQMFFGWEGVGLASYLLIGFWFRKPSANAAAIKAFVVNRVGDLGFMLGIFGTFLVFGTVSIPEILATVPDHAGSTIGFLGYRVDTMTVLCLLLFVGAMGKSAQLGLHTWLPDAMEGPTPVSALIHAATMVTAGVFMVCRLSPMFEASQTALYVVMSVGAATCIFAATIGTVQTDIKRVIAYSTCSQLGYMFFAAGVGAYGAAMFHLFTHAFFKALLFLGAGSVIHAMHHEQDMRFYGGLRREIPVTFWAMMMGTLAITGVGIYGIGGFAGFHSKDAILEAAYASGTGVGAFWVGTLAALLTSFYSWRLMFLTFWGKPRWAASEHIQHAIHDAHGHDDHVDDHGHGHHHAVPNHASQIAEGTGGYHPHESPWPMLVPLALLSVGAVAAGFVFFPFFLEAGHAEAFWKGAIFFDASLAHAMHEVPLFVKLAASIVMLIGLAVAFYTYILRPRTSAAVAGELRILHRFLMNKWYFDQLYDLLFVRPAMAFGRLFWKAGDEGTIDRFGPNGSAAVVALGSRVAARVQSGYLYSYAFVMLIGLTAAVTWAIAG encoded by the coding sequence AACGCAGGCAGCGCACGTCTATCCCGTGCTGACCTGGGTCGCATCGGGCGACCTGACGTTCGAATGGGCGCTGCGGGTCGATTCGCTGACCGCTGTCATGCTGGTGGTCATCACCAGCGTGTCTGCGCTCGTCCACCTGTATAGCTGGAGCTATATGGAGGAGGACCCCGATCAGCCGCGGTTCTTCGCCTATCTGTCGCTATTCACCTTTGCCATGCTGATGCTGGTGACGGCCGACAATCTGGTTCAGATGTTCTTCGGCTGGGAAGGGGTGGGCCTTGCGTCCTATCTGCTGATCGGTTTCTGGTTCCGCAAACCCAGCGCCAATGCTGCTGCGATCAAGGCGTTCGTCGTCAATCGCGTCGGTGACCTTGGCTTCATGCTTGGTATCTTCGGCACTTTTCTGGTGTTCGGCACGGTTTCCATCCCGGAAATCCTGGCGACGGTGCCCGACCATGCTGGTTCGACCATCGGTTTTCTTGGCTATCGCGTCGATACGATGACGGTCCTTTGCCTGCTGCTGTTCGTCGGCGCGATGGGCAAGTCGGCGCAGCTTGGCCTACACACCTGGCTGCCGGACGCGATGGAGGGGCCGACCCCCGTTTCCGCGCTGATCCACGCTGCCACCATGGTGACGGCCGGTGTTTTCATGGTGTGCCGCCTGTCCCCGATGTTCGAGGCTAGCCAGACCGCGCTGTATGTCGTGATGTCGGTTGGTGCCGCGACCTGCATCTTTGCCGCGACGATCGGCACGGTGCAGACCGATATCAAGCGCGTCATCGCCTATTCGACCTGTTCGCAGCTCGGCTACATGTTTTTTGCCGCTGGCGTCGGCGCCTATGGCGCGGCGATGTTCCACCTGTTCACCCACGCCTTCTTCAAGGCGCTGTTGTTCCTGGGCGCGGGTTCGGTGATCCACGCGATGCACCATGAACAGGATATGCGCTTTTACGGTGGCCTGCGGCGTGAAATCCCGGTCACCTTCTGGGCGATGATGATGGGTACGCTGGCGATCACCGGCGTTGGCATTTACGGCATTGGCGGCTTTGCCGGTTTCCATTCGAAGGACGCGATCCTTGAGGCGGCCTATGCGTCGGGCACGGGTGTCGGCGCCTTCTGGGTCGGCACGTTGGCCGCGCTGCTGACCAGCTTCTACAGCTGGCGCCTGATGTTCCTGACCTTCTGGGGCAAGCCGCGCTGGGCCGCGTCGGAGCATATCCAGCACGCGATTCATGACGCCCATGGCCATGACGATCATGTCGACGATCACGGCCATGGCCATCATCATGCGGTGCCCAACCATGCCAGCCAGATTGCGGAAGGCACCGGTGGCTATCATCCGCACGAAAGCCCATGGCCGATGCTGGTCCCGCTCGCGCTGCTCAGCGTCGGCGCGGTGGCTGCCGGGTTCGTCTTCTTCCCCTTCTTCCTTGAAGCGGGCCATGCCGAAGCATTCTGGAAGGGCGCGATCTTCTTTGATGCCAGCCTTGCCCATGCGATGCATGAAGTGCCGTTGTTCGTGAAGCTGGCGGCCAGCATCGTGATGCTCATCGGCCTGGCGGTAGCGTTCTACACCTATATCCTGCGGCCGCGCACCTCGGCAGCGGTTGCGGGCGAACTGCGCATCCTGCATCGCTTCCTGATGAACAAATGGTATTTCGATCAGCTCTATGACCTGTTGTTCGTCCGTCCGGCGATGGCCTTTGGCCGGTTGTTCTGGAAGGCGGGCGATGAAGGCACCATCGACCGGTTCGGCCCCAATGGGTCGGCAGCGGTCGTGGCGCTGGGCAGTCGCGTCGCGGCGCGGGTGCAATCGGGCTATCTCTACAGCTATGCCTTTGTGATGCTGATCGGCCTGACCGCCGCCGTCACCTGGGCCATTGCGGGTTGA